From a single Acidimicrobiales bacterium genomic region:
- a CDS encoding TetR/AcrR family transcriptional regulator, with protein sequence MTADPSATAVDPRVERSRQVILEATLALLGEVGYGALAVEAIAARAGVGKSTIYRHWCGKLDLVEDALATLKSTVLVPETGAFRERLAGYLVEITRAVNDSTWSSCLPAMIDAAERDGDVREMHRAYTCGRRGVLEDFLNEGVASGDLPEGTDVRILAEALIGPILARRLLLHEAYPVDEVGRIVDQLIGSDD encoded by the coding sequence ATGACAGCCGATCCCTCGGCCACCGCGGTGGACCCGCGGGTCGAGAGATCCCGCCAGGTCATCCTCGAAGCGACCCTCGCGCTGCTGGGCGAAGTCGGCTACGGCGCTCTCGCCGTGGAGGCGATCGCGGCGCGCGCCGGTGTCGGCAAGTCGACGATCTACCGACACTGGTGCGGCAAGCTCGACCTCGTCGAGGACGCCCTGGCGACGCTGAAGTCCACGGTGCTCGTCCCCGAGACGGGGGCCTTCCGCGAGCGCCTCGCCGGCTACCTCGTGGAGATCACCCGGGCCGTCAACGACTCGACGTGGTCGTCGTGCCTGCCGGCGATGATCGACGCCGCCGAACGAGACGGCGACGTCCGCGAGATGCACCGCGCCTACACCTGCGGTCGACGAGGCGTCCTCGAGGACTTCCTGAACGAGGGCGTGGCCTCGGGCGACCTTCCAGAGGGGACCGACGTCCGCATCCTGGCCGAGGCGCTGATCGGGCCGATCCTCGCCCGACGGCTCCTGCTCCACGAGGCCTATCCCGTCGACGAGGTCGGCCGCATCGTCGACCAGCTGATCGGCAGCGATGACTGA